From Nguyenibacter vanlangensis, one genomic window encodes:
- a CDS encoding lytic transglycosylase domain-containing protein yields the protein MVRPVTPSGPPARPAAPSARGGSQWLGSWRGSTGLVRLSLFCAVAALAACATAPGSRYSRYYARNGAYRAPGPPQDPWGPYITEAATRFAVPQEWVRAVIQQESGGHEYLDGQPITSSAGAMGLMQLMPQTYADMQDQNGLGPDPYEPHDNILAGTAYIRQMYDRYGAPGFLAAYNAGPQRLDDYLQTGRQLPNETVNYLASVTPNLGSSVALSGPLAAYGADTQLVSATPTPLPVAMAAAKQPAGPPLPVVVTPTIANPSGGQPIQYAAYVPPSRPASRPADCAQDPNAAYDPDAPCLPTVNGPPQPQYQSQYQPGPLPPPSPTPQPAVAAAPPARTAAPIVPAVIRMPSYRGAGLSDGVNYGQWAIQVGAFGSEGQARFANTMARQAAFNALNGARSVVQPIPSFNGHPVYRARLAGLARASAASACATLRTQGLDCMIVRPGS from the coding sequence ATGGTCCGCCCCGTGACGCCATCCGGTCCGCCCGCCCGGCCTGCCGCGCCCTCCGCGCGCGGGGGATCGCAATGGCTCGGATCATGGCGCGGATCGACGGGCCTCGTCCGGCTCTCGCTGTTCTGCGCCGTCGCCGCGCTCGCCGCCTGCGCCACCGCGCCCGGCTCGCGCTATTCCCGCTATTACGCCCGCAACGGCGCCTATCGCGCCCCCGGCCCGCCCCAGGACCCGTGGGGCCCCTATATCACCGAGGCCGCGACCCGCTTCGCGGTGCCGCAGGAGTGGGTCCGCGCGGTCATCCAGCAGGAATCGGGCGGCCACGAATATCTGGACGGCCAGCCGATCACCTCATCGGCCGGGGCGATGGGGCTGATGCAGTTGATGCCCCAGACCTATGCCGACATGCAGGACCAGAACGGACTGGGCCCCGACCCGTACGAACCGCATGACAATATCCTGGCCGGCACCGCCTATATCCGCCAGATGTACGACCGCTACGGCGCGCCCGGCTTCCTCGCCGCCTACAATGCCGGGCCGCAGCGGCTCGACGATTATCTGCAGACCGGCCGGCAGCTTCCCAACGAGACGGTGAACTACCTGGCCTCGGTCACGCCCAACCTGGGCAGCAGCGTCGCCCTCAGCGGCCCGCTGGCGGCCTACGGCGCCGACACCCAGCTCGTGTCGGCCACACCGACCCCGCTCCCCGTCGCCATGGCCGCCGCCAAGCAGCCGGCCGGGCCGCCCCTGCCGGTGGTCGTAACCCCCACGATCGCCAACCCCTCGGGCGGACAGCCGATCCAGTACGCGGCCTACGTGCCCCCCTCCCGCCCTGCATCCCGCCCCGCCGACTGCGCGCAGGATCCGAACGCCGCCTACGACCCCGACGCCCCCTGCCTGCCCACGGTCAACGGCCCACCCCAACCCCAATATCAATCCCAATATCAGCCCGGGCCCCTGCCCCCGCCCAGCCCGACACCCCAGCCGGCCGTCGCCGCTGCGCCGCCGGCGCGCACGGCGGCGCCCATCGTCCCGGCGGTCATCCGCATGCCCTCCTATCGCGGCGCCGGCCTGTCCGACGGCGTGAATTACGGCCAATGGGCGATCCAGGTCGGCGCCTTCGGGTCCGAGGGCCAGGCCCGCTTCGCCAACACCATGGCGCGCCAGGCCGCCTTCAACGCGCTGAACGGCGCGCGCAGCGTGGTGCAGCCGATTCCCTCCTTCAACGGCCATCCCGTCTACCGCGCCCGCCTCGCCGGCCTGGCGCGCGCCAGCGCCGCCTCGGCCTGCGCCACCCTGCGCACCCAGGGCCTGGACTGCATGATCGTCCGCCCCGGAAGCTGA
- a CDS encoding glycoside hydrolase family 3 C-terminal domain-containing protein, with product MPDRTAAFRDVSATADGVCGRGGAAGGARMGWIGRWATAAGLVTGLAVTAAWGAGRDVAQEGAQGSGQETAREIDRPSRVAALAARLTPAEKLALVQAVVGRAPDGETDIVTLPGVPRVGLPALRMAVPDGRDLPSPLALMAGWDTGLARRVGLAHARAARAAGHALVPLEGVGPVSAGLARDGEDPLLSGWMMGAVASGLLAGHVVPLFGGQDVAAGAAPGGGQVGRMSADRMLGLYLAVARARGAGILCRSPGVGEPGCGGLDFHAIRDGWRFGGLVAALTGGRGAGPAVPGQAGQDLAARAVLAEGIDLVGAPEGAANPYGGPLRRAVGAGAVQAARLDRMADHILLPLDQAGVIERPPPFIASGRGARTPRDPLLDEEVGEGAVLLQNENGVLPLGGTAAHPLVIVGAGNTHDAARALAAAIGQAGIGVRLAADSPDAAHLPKDVAQAERVVILSDGAGGAAGDDRLISAIAEAGGHVVVVLLSDDPDRPMPWLDLVDGVVQAWAWRGGGQDALAALLTGARDFAGRLPATFTGGQTPAQLTISCYKAFDRAHVAPLFPFGYGLSLRAQFSYGGLRVTRDGTRLVVSFDVANDGSGAGRDVPQIYLDLPAGVGDAPKRLIGWRSVQLAPGQQAHLSLGIDAHLLGQWNPGGLEWVVPAGDYAVSLGGHSANLVRQATIHLPELRVPAALGDGAEAAE from the coding sequence ATGCCCGATCGAACGGCGGCGTTTCGCGACGTTTCCGCCACAGCGGACGGGGTGTGCGGCCGGGGCGGTGCGGCCGGGGGAGCGAGGATGGGTTGGATCGGGCGGTGGGCGACGGCGGCGGGATTGGTGACGGGGCTGGCGGTCACGGCGGCCTGGGGTGCGGGCCGCGATGTTGCCCAGGAGGGTGCCCAGGGGAGTGGCCAGGAGACTGCCCGGGAGATCGATCGCCCGTCGCGCGTCGCGGCGCTGGCCGCGCGGCTGACCCCGGCGGAGAAGCTGGCGCTGGTGCAGGCCGTGGTCGGGCGGGCGCCGGATGGGGAGACGGACATCGTCACCCTGCCGGGCGTGCCGCGCGTCGGCCTGCCGGCCCTGCGGATGGCGGTGCCGGACGGGCGGGACCTGCCGTCGCCGCTGGCGCTGATGGCCGGCTGGGATACCGGCCTGGCGCGGCGGGTGGGGCTGGCCCATGCCCGCGCGGCCCGCGCGGCGGGCCATGCGCTGGTGCCGCTGGAGGGCGTGGGGCCGGTTTCGGCCGGGCTGGCGCGGGACGGCGAGGACCCGCTGCTGAGCGGATGGATGATGGGGGCGGTCGCGAGCGGGCTGCTGGCCGGGCATGTCGTGCCGCTGTTCGGCGGGCAGGACGTGGCGGCGGGGGCGGCCCCTGGAGGGGGCCAGGTTGGCCGGATGTCGGCGGACCGGATGCTGGGCCTGTATCTGGCGGTGGCCCGGGCCCGGGGGGCGGGAATCCTCTGCCGGTCGCCCGGCGTCGGCGAGCCGGGGTGCGGTGGGCTGGATTTCCATGCGATTCGCGATGGGTGGCGATTCGGCGGCCTGGTCGCCGCGCTGACCGGCGGGCGGGGTGCGGGGCCGGCGGTGCCTGGTCAGGCGGGGCAGGATCTGGCGGCGCGGGCGGTGCTGGCCGAGGGGATCGATCTGGTGGGTGCGCCGGAGGGCGCCGCCAATCCCTATGGCGGTCCGTTGCGCCGGGCGGTGGGCGCGGGCGCGGTGCAGGCGGCGCGCCTGGACCGGATGGCCGACCATATCCTGCTGCCGCTGGACCAGGCCGGGGTGATCGAGCGGCCGCCGCCCTTCATTGCGTCCGGACGGGGCGCGCGGACGCCGCGCGATCCGTTGCTGGACGAGGAGGTGGGAGAGGGCGCCGTGCTGTTGCAGAACGAGAACGGCGTGCTGCCGCTGGGCGGCACCGCGGCGCATCCGCTGGTGATCGTGGGGGCCGGGAACACGCATGATGCGGCCCGGGCGCTGGCGGCCGCGATCGGCCAGGCGGGAATCGGGGTGCGGCTGGCGGCCGATTCGCCGGATGCGGCGCATCTGCCGAAGGATGTGGCGCAGGCCGAGCGGGTGGTGATCCTGTCCGATGGAGCGGGGGGCGCGGCGGGGGATGACCGGCTGATCTCGGCGATCGCGGAGGCGGGCGGCCATGTGGTGGTGGTGCTGCTGTCCGACGATCCGGACCGGCCGATGCCGTGGCTGGACCTGGTGGACGGGGTGGTGCAGGCCTGGGCCTGGCGCGGCGGCGGGCAGGACGCGCTGGCCGCGCTGCTGACCGGCGCGCGCGATTTCGCCGGTCGCCTGCCGGCGACCTTCACCGGGGGGCAGACCCCGGCGCAGCTCACGATATCGTGCTACAAGGCGTTCGACCGGGCGCATGTCGCGCCGTTGTTCCCCTTCGGCTACGGCCTGTCGCTGCGGGCGCAGTTTTCCTATGGCGGGTTGCGGGTGACGCGGGACGGCACGCGGCTGGTGGTGTCGTTCGACGTCGCCAATGACGGCAGCGGCGCGGGGCGCGACGTGCCGCAGATCTATCTGGACCTGCCGGCGGGGGTGGGGGACGCGCCGAAGCGGCTGATCGGCTGGCGGAGCGTGCAACTGGCGCCGGGGCAGCAGGCGCACCTGTCGCTGGGGATCGACGCGCATCTGCTGGGCCAATGGAATCCCGGCGGGCTGGAATGGGTGGTGCCGGCCGGCGATTACGCGGTGTCGCTGGGCGGGCATTCCGCCAACCTGGTGCGCCAGGCGACGATCCATCTGCCGGAGCTGCGTGTGCCTGCGGCGTTGGGCGACGGGGCCGAGGCGGCGGAATAG
- a CDS encoding MFS transporter, protein MAHRRRAIAIKPGPHAVPLPLLALALASFGIGTTEFVIMGLLPQLATTLDVSIPAAGQLVSGYALGVTVGAPIVAIATAPLRRKTALLVLMALFIAGNFCCAIAPNYALLMAARVLTAFCHGAFFGTAAVVAADLVPRERRAQALSLVFAGLTLANVFGVPFGTALGQWAGWRATFWAVCAIGVVALAAIAALVHDGRDYVPPRILTELRVLRRFQVQLTMLVSTVCSASLFSVFTYIAPLLQTRAGLSPHMVTVALLLFGAGITIGNLAGGRLADWKLLPSVIMTLVASIAVLLAFIPASRFPAASMMTLFLWGIIVFALVPPLQYRVVQQAAEAPNMASTLNQGAFNLGNAAGAWIGGLVVPTAWSYGGLPVVGAVLALAALLLTVWAHLGERRAA, encoded by the coding sequence ATGGCGCATCGCCGTCGCGCGATTGCGATCAAACCCGGACCACACGCCGTGCCCCTGCCCCTGCTCGCCCTCGCGCTCGCCTCCTTCGGAATCGGCACGACCGAATTCGTCATCATGGGCCTGCTGCCCCAGTTGGCCACCACGCTGGACGTGTCGATTCCCGCCGCCGGCCAGCTTGTATCGGGCTATGCGCTGGGGGTGACGGTCGGCGCGCCGATCGTCGCCATCGCCACCGCGCCGCTGCGCCGCAAGACCGCCCTGCTGGTCCTGATGGCCTTGTTCATCGCCGGCAATTTCTGCTGCGCGATCGCGCCCAACTACGCGCTGCTGATGGCCGCGCGGGTGCTCACCGCCTTCTGCCACGGCGCCTTCTTCGGCACCGCCGCCGTCGTCGCGGCCGACCTGGTCCCGCGTGAGCGACGCGCCCAGGCCCTGTCGCTGGTCTTCGCCGGGCTGACCCTGGCCAACGTGTTCGGCGTCCCTTTCGGCACCGCGCTGGGCCAATGGGCGGGCTGGCGCGCCACCTTCTGGGCCGTCTGCGCGATCGGCGTCGTCGCGCTCGCGGCCATCGCCGCCCTGGTGCATGACGGCCGCGACTACGTGCCGCCGCGCATCCTGACCGAATTGCGGGTGCTCCGCCGCTTCCAGGTCCAGCTCACCATGCTGGTCTCGACCGTCTGCTCGGCCAGCCTGTTCAGCGTGTTCACCTACATCGCCCCGCTGCTGCAAACCCGCGCCGGATTGTCGCCGCACATGGTCACCGTGGCGCTGCTGCTGTTCGGGGCGGGCATCACCATCGGCAACCTGGCCGGCGGCCGCCTGGCGGACTGGAAATTGCTGCCGTCGGTCATCATGACCCTGGTCGCGTCGATCGCGGTGCTCCTGGCCTTCATCCCGGCCAGCCGGTTCCCCGCCGCGTCCATGATGACCCTCTTCCTGTGGGGGATCATCGTCTTCGCGCTGGTGCCCCCCCTGCAATACCGCGTGGTGCAGCAGGCCGCCGAGGCCCCGAACATGGCCTCCACCCTCAATCAGGGCGCGTTCAACCTGGGGAATGCGGCCGGCGCGTGGATCGGCGGCCTGGTCGTGCCCACCGCCTGGTCCTATGGCGGCCTGCCGGTCGTCGGCGCGGTCCTGGCGCTGGCCGCCCTGCTACTGACGGTCTGGGCGCATCTCGGCGAACGGCGCGCCGCCTGA
- a CDS encoding DUF3576 domain-containing protein: protein MTVRLPSAAAFHLVATRGRPLLALALAPLLALAACSSSHRDTGGLAAPRNHLLSEDRSAGGGDDQIGSSGVNAYLWRGAIDTLSFMPFSSADAVGGVILTDWYTPPATQNERFKITAYILSRNLRSDAIRISVFRQVFADGQWTDTPVAPNVVSDITSRILTRARQLRADGGK, encoded by the coding sequence ATGACCGTCCGACTGCCATCCGCCGCCGCCTTCCATCTCGTCGCGACGCGGGGCCGCCCGCTGCTGGCGTTGGCGCTGGCTCCGCTCCTGGCCCTCGCCGCCTGCTCCTCGTCGCATCGTGACACCGGCGGCCTGGCCGCGCCGCGCAACCACCTGCTCAGCGAAGACCGCTCGGCCGGCGGCGGCGACGACCAGATCGGCAGCAGCGGCGTCAACGCCTATCTGTGGCGCGGCGCGATCGACACGCTGTCCTTCATGCCCTTCTCCTCGGCCGACGCCGTGGGCGGCGTGATCCTGACCGACTGGTACACCCCGCCGGCCACCCAGAACGAACGCTTCAAGATCACCGCCTATATCCTGTCGCGCAACCTGCGCTCGGACGCGATCCGCATCTCGGTGTTCCGCCAGGTCTTCGCCGACGGCCAATGGACCGACACGCCCGTCGCGCCCAACGTCGTCTCCGACATCACCTCCAGGATCCTGACGCGCGCGCGCCAGCTCCGCGCCGACGGCGGCAAGTAA
- the leuS gene encoding leucine--tRNA ligase yields the protein MTENTPASYDFRTAEPRWQAEWDRAGAFDVPDVPPADRPKYYVLEMFPYPSGQLHMGHVRNYTLGDVVARYKRARGYSVLHPMGWDAFGLPAENAARERGVHPQTWTLDNIAAMRGTLKRLGFSFNWDREIATCLPDYYGKQQKLFLDMLRAGLVERRESWVNWDPVDHTVLANEQVVDGRGWRSGALIEKKQLSQWFLRITKFAPELLDGLSHLPRWPERVRAMQERWIGRSVGARVRFALHAPPPGFDTDLDSVEIFTTRPDTLFGMSFLAVAADHPLAAKVAQTNPDAAAFIAECRRLGTSEEAIETAEKRGFDTGLRVAHPFMPDRSFPVWIANFVLMEYGTGAIFGCPSGDQRDLDFANKYNLLVTPVILPPGAENTTFSITDKAWDGDGTLINSGFLDGLDSTTAKAEAIARLEAMGIGRGVVNWRLRDWGISRQRYWGCPIPVIHCPACGAVPVPDAHLPVVLPEDVTFDRPGNPLDHHPTWKHVACPNCGADATRETDTFDTFVDSSWYFARFTAPHAATPTVRGAADGWLPVDQYIGGIEHAILHLLYARFFTRAMHETGHVGLNEPFNGLFTQGMVNHESYRDADGQWLYPDEVERTADGAKRRDTGAPVTIGRVEKMSKSKRNTVAPVAIIERFGADTARWFVLSDSPPDRDMEWTEAGVSGAARFLQRLYRTVRQVAETVPAANAVIPPSAAADALRRTTHRTIAAVTEALEGFAINVAVARLHELTSALADSERAAQDEGMDHARREAACALCLLTAPMVPHQAEEMLALLEPGLAPAVNRAWPIAEPELLVARQVTIAVQIMGKLRGTVDAAPDAPADDVIALAESEPNVARLLEGKRIVKRIHVPNRIINFVVAG from the coding sequence ATGACCGAGAATACGCCCGCCTCCTACGATTTCCGCACGGCCGAGCCGCGATGGCAAGCGGAATGGGACCGAGCGGGCGCCTTCGACGTCCCCGACGTCCCCCCCGCCGACCGCCCGAAATATTACGTGCTCGAGATGTTCCCCTACCCGTCGGGGCAGCTCCACATGGGCCATGTCCGCAACTACACGCTGGGCGACGTCGTGGCGCGCTACAAGCGCGCCCGCGGCTATTCCGTGCTCCATCCCATGGGGTGGGACGCGTTCGGCCTGCCGGCGGAAAACGCGGCGCGCGAACGCGGCGTCCATCCCCAGACCTGGACGCTGGACAATATCGCCGCGATGCGCGGCACGCTGAAGCGGCTCGGCTTCTCCTTCAACTGGGACCGCGAGATCGCCACCTGCCTGCCCGACTATTACGGCAAGCAGCAGAAGCTGTTCCTGGACATGCTGCGCGCCGGCCTGGTCGAACGCCGCGAAAGCTGGGTCAACTGGGACCCGGTGGACCATACCGTGCTGGCGAACGAACAGGTGGTCGACGGCCGCGGCTGGCGCTCGGGCGCGCTGATCGAAAAGAAGCAATTGTCGCAGTGGTTCCTGCGCATCACCAAATTCGCGCCCGAACTGCTCGACGGCCTGTCTCACCTGCCCCGCTGGCCCGAGCGCGTGCGCGCCATGCAGGAACGCTGGATCGGCCGCTCGGTCGGCGCACGGGTCCGATTCGCGCTGCACGCCCCCCCGCCGGGCTTCGATACCGACCTGGATTCGGTCGAAATCTTCACCACCCGTCCCGACACGCTGTTCGGCATGTCCTTCCTGGCGGTCGCGGCCGACCATCCCCTGGCCGCCAAGGTGGCGCAGACCAATCCCGACGCCGCCGCCTTCATCGCCGAATGCCGCCGCCTGGGCACGTCCGAGGAAGCGATCGAAACCGCCGAGAAGCGCGGCTTCGACACCGGGCTGCGCGTCGCGCACCCCTTCATGCCCGATCGCAGCTTCCCGGTCTGGATCGCCAATTTCGTGCTGATGGAATACGGCACCGGCGCAATCTTCGGCTGCCCCTCCGGCGACCAGCGCGATCTCGATTTCGCCAATAAATACAATTTGTTAGTTACACCGGTCATCCTTCCGCCGGGCGCTGAAAACACAACTTTCTCCATAACGGACAAAGCCTGGGACGGCGACGGCACCCTCATCAATTCCGGCTTCCTCGACGGCCTCGACAGCACCACCGCCAAAGCCGAAGCCATCGCCCGCCTCGAAGCCATGGGCATCGGCCGCGGCGTGGTCAATTGGCGCCTGCGCGACTGGGGCATCTCCCGCCAGCGCTACTGGGGCTGCCCGATTCCCGTCATCCACTGCCCCGCCTGCGGCGCGGTCCCGGTCCCCGACGCGCACCTGCCCGTCGTCCTGCCGGAAGACGTCACGTTCGACCGCCCCGGCAACCCGCTGGACCATCACCCGACCTGGAAACACGTCGCCTGCCCGAACTGCGGCGCCGACGCGACGCGCGAGACGGACACGTTCGATACGTTCGTCGACAGTTCGTGGTATTTCGCGCGCTTCACCGCCCCGCACGCCGCAACCCCCACGGTGCGTGGCGCCGCCGATGGCTGGCTGCCGGTCGATCAATATATCGGCGGCATCGAGCACGCGATCCTGCACCTGCTCTACGCCCGCTTCTTCACCCGCGCGATGCATGAAACCGGCCATGTCGGCCTGAACGAGCCGTTCAACGGACTGTTCACCCAGGGCATGGTGAACCACGAAAGCTATCGCGACGCCGACGGCCAATGGCTGTATCCGGACGAGGTCGAACGCACCGCCGACGGCGCAAAACGCCGCGACACCGGCGCACCCGTCACGATCGGCCGCGTCGAGAAAATGTCCAAATCCAAGCGCAACACGGTGGCGCCGGTCGCCATCATCGAACGCTTCGGCGCCGACACCGCGCGCTGGTTCGTCCTGTCCGACAGCCCGCCGGACCGCGACATGGAATGGACCGAGGCCGGCGTGTCAGGGGCCGCACGCTTCCTGCAGCGTCTGTACCGCACCGTCCGCCAGGTTGCCGAAACGGTCCCGGCGGCGAACGCCGTCATTCCCCCCTCGGCGGCAGCCGACGCATTGCGCCGCACCACCCACCGCACCATCGCCGCGGTAACCGAGGCGCTGGAAGGCTTTGCGATCAATGTCGCGGTGGCGCGCCTGCACGAGCTGACATCGGCTCTGGCCGATTCCGAACGCGCCGCGCAAGACGAAGGCATGGACCATGCCCGCCGGGAAGCCGCATGCGCGCTCTGCCTATTGACCGCGCCTATGGTCCCCCATCAGGCGGAAGAGATGCTGGCCCTGCTGGAACCCGGACTAGCACCCGCGGTCAACCGCGCCTGGCCGATCGCCGAGCCTGAATTGCTGGTGGCACGCCAGGTCACGATCGCGGTACAGATCATGGGCAAGTTACGCGGAACCGTGGACGCCGCGCCGGACGCCCCAGCCGATGACGTCATCGCGCTGGCCGAGAGCGAACCCAACGTCGCACGGCTTCTGGAAGGCAAGCGTATCGTCAAGCGTATCCATGTGCCGAACCGGATCATCAATTTCGTAGTCGCGGGCTGA
- the holA gene encoding DNA polymerase III subunit delta — MKIDARSVARILREPGALRAILLHGDDTGLIRERARQAATAIAPQLDDPFRVVILDRDAPERLEEEVFALSLTGGRRVIWIREGGDSLANPLKTSLSQSSETLVVIEAPGLAARSRLRSLIEAHAQCAAIGCYPEEGRALEASIRQMLVEEDIRINPDALAWFASQLGPDRAATRGEVEKLVLYAGRGGQLSLDDVRACIGDAAGVSLEDAAFAATVGDRAGADLAIERALAEGTSPIAIARALLSHLHRLRRARIAMDGGQSRADAMRALRPPVFFKRTDAFGQALSLWTTDRLMEAAMQTQALERDCKQTGAPDLTLCRRHIARLASTARLPRRGR, encoded by the coding sequence GTGAAGATCGACGCCCGCTCGGTCGCACGTATCCTGCGTGAACCTGGTGCATTGCGTGCTATCCTGCTGCACGGCGACGACACCGGCCTGATCCGCGAACGCGCCCGCCAAGCAGCGACGGCTATTGCGCCACAGTTGGACGACCCGTTCCGTGTCGTTATTCTAGACCGCGATGCGCCAGAAAGGCTTGAAGAGGAAGTCTTCGCCCTGTCTCTGACCGGCGGCCGCCGCGTCATCTGGATTCGCGAAGGCGGCGATTCCCTAGCCAACCCACTGAAAACCAGCCTGTCCCAGTCGTCGGAGACGCTAGTCGTCATAGAAGCCCCCGGCCTGGCTGCACGCTCACGTCTGCGCAGCCTGATCGAAGCCCATGCGCAATGTGCCGCGATCGGCTGCTATCCCGAGGAAGGACGCGCACTGGAAGCGTCAATCCGCCAGATGCTGGTCGAGGAAGATATCCGCATCAATCCCGACGCGCTTGCATGGTTTGCCAGTCAATTGGGCCCCGACCGCGCCGCCACACGGGGAGAGGTCGAGAAGTTGGTGCTCTATGCCGGCCGAGGCGGTCAGCTTTCACTGGACGATGTTCGGGCCTGCATCGGTGACGCAGCGGGAGTCTCACTTGAGGACGCAGCCTTCGCCGCCACTGTGGGCGATCGGGCCGGCGCCGATCTAGCGATCGAGCGTGCATTGGCCGAGGGAACGAGTCCGATTGCGATTGCACGTGCTTTACTATCGCACCTGCACCGGCTGCGCCGCGCCCGCATTGCCATGGATGGCGGTCAAAGCCGCGCGGACGCCATGCGCGCTCTGCGTCCTCCCGTCTTTTTCAAGCGCACCGACGCGTTTGGCCAGGCCCTATCATTGTGGACTACCGACCGGCTGATGGAGGCCGCCATGCAAACCCAGGCCCTTGAGCGAGACTGCAAGCAAACCGGCGCACCGGATCTGACTCTCTGTCGCCGCCATATCGCCCGTCTGGCGTCGACCGCCAGGCTGCCGCGCCGCGGACGCTAA
- a CDS encoding sterol desaturase family protein, whose amino-acid sequence MADAMNIQKKNNVCSPVRLFDNPWLERLTFISFTTFLAVWLPIVLTVCIGAIWHARSMSSFIALGLLGLMTWFLFEYCVHRFLFHFKARTPKGKTFIFLVHGNHHAQPNHPLRSLMPFGASLPLAVVLGALVVGVAGLEHGLDFLSGFLAGYVCYDVTHYACHHFKAQNKIFMMIKRHHLLHHYQDPDMNHAISLPILDKIFLTLHKNK is encoded by the coding sequence TTGGCTGACGCCATGAACATTCAAAAAAAAAACAACGTCTGCTCGCCGGTCCGACTGTTTGACAATCCCTGGCTCGAACGACTGACTTTCATTTCGTTTACGACTTTCCTGGCCGTATGGTTGCCGATCGTGTTGACGGTCTGCATCGGCGCAATATGGCATGCACGCTCCATGTCGTCGTTTATCGCGCTCGGCCTTCTCGGGCTGATGACATGGTTTTTGTTCGAATATTGCGTGCATCGTTTTCTTTTTCATTTCAAAGCCAGAACTCCAAAAGGAAAAACGTTCATATTCCTAGTGCATGGCAACCACCACGCCCAACCGAACCACCCATTGCGAAGCCTGATGCCCTTCGGCGCCTCGCTTCCCCTGGCCGTGGTCCTTGGAGCGCTGGTCGTCGGAGTTGCCGGTCTGGAACACGGGCTCGATTTCCTGTCAGGTTTCCTGGCGGGCTATGTCTGTTATGACGTAACGCACTACGCGTGCCATCATTTCAAGGCTCAGAACAAGATCTTCATGATGATCAAGCGTCATCATTTGCTTCATCATTATCAAGACCCAGACATGAATCACGCGATTTCTCTGCCCATTCTGGATAAGATATTCCTCACGCTTCATAAAAATAAATAG
- a CDS encoding glycosyltransferase family 1 protein, which translates to MTTHVDPDCLIWLDGRNYGRKGGTGVATYATALADALVAMNMPPSILLEQEEPARSSGRTTPLPLLRALHARPTVRRLGPTSLLSRDLYRSAHVHFGLRRRFMPLRTPHPPRMIHWTYPLPLHLEGTLNITTIHDLIPLTHPHLTGIDSKRFRRLINEAVIRADAIITVSETVRRQIIERLGTPPDKITNLSQPVEFSTDQLTEIAGVPPIAADGAFIFVGRIEARKNIDRLLKAHARSRTRTPLILIGPDGDDAPDLSSRAPTSTVIRIPWIDRIGLLRTLMGAKALLFPSLAEGFGLPILEAMALGTPVMTSRGGATEEIGGDAALLVDPYDIDAMADAIARLDTPTKDGDLPRSLIVKGHARRRAFSRENFRNALGTFYRQIGFDRDAGQ; encoded by the coding sequence ATGACCACGCACGTCGACCCCGATTGTCTCATATGGCTCGACGGACGCAATTATGGCCGAAAAGGCGGAACCGGTGTTGCGACATACGCCACGGCGCTTGCCGACGCTCTTGTCGCGATGAACATGCCCCCGTCCATCCTGCTGGAACAGGAAGAACCTGCCCGCTCTTCCGGGCGTACGACGCCCCTGCCCCTTCTGCGGGCACTCCACGCACGACCGACCGTGCGGCGCCTCGGTCCCACGTCGCTGCTCAGCCGTGATCTATATCGAAGCGCCCATGTCCATTTCGGATTGCGCCGCCGTTTCATGCCACTGCGCACGCCACATCCACCGCGAATGATCCATTGGACCTATCCCCTTCCTCTGCATTTGGAGGGGACCCTGAACATAACCACCATCCACGACCTGATCCCTCTCACTCATCCGCACCTGACCGGCATCGACTCCAAGCGCTTCCGGCGGCTGATCAACGAAGCCGTCATACGGGCGGATGCGATCATTACGGTTTCGGAAACCGTCAGGCGGCAAATCATCGAACGGCTGGGCACCCCTCCCGACAAGATCACAAATCTGTCCCAGCCCGTGGAATTTTCGACAGATCAATTGACCGAAATCGCCGGGGTCCCCCCGATCGCCGCGGACGGGGCGTTCATCTTTGTCGGACGCATTGAGGCGCGCAAGAATATCGACCGCCTGCTGAAGGCACATGCTCGGTCGAGAACACGCACGCCACTCATCCTGATCGGGCCCGATGGGGATGACGCTCCGGACCTGTCATCCCGTGCTCCGACAAGCACCGTCATTCGTATTCCATGGATCGACCGGATCGGTCTGCTGCGCACGCTCATGGGGGCCAAGGCTCTTCTGTTCCCGTCCCTTGCGGAGGGCTTCGGCCTTCCTATCCTCGAAGCGATGGCGCTTGGCACGCCCGTCATGACGTCGCGGGGCGGAGCAACGGAGGAAATCGGAGGCGATGCCGCGCTGCTGGTCGATCCGTATGATATCGATGCCATGGCGGACGCAATCGCGCGGCTGGATACGCCCACGAAAGACGGCGACCTGCCGCGGTCCCTGATCGTCAAGGGACATGCACGCCGCAGAGCGTTCTCTCGAGAGAATTTCCGCAACGCGCTCGGCACATTTTATCGGCAAATCGGCTTCGATCGCGATGCAGGCCAATGA